From a single Populus trichocarpa isolate Nisqually-1 chromosome 17, P.trichocarpa_v4.1, whole genome shotgun sequence genomic region:
- the LOC18109906 gene encoding uncharacterized protein LOC18109906 isoform X1: MGDETVKNDALQVIGMFQVLPRLVVFDLDYTLWPFYCECRSKREMPSLFPQAKGILYALKEKGIDMAIASRSPTSDIAKTFIDKLSLKPMFVAQEIFSSRTHKIDHFQMIHTRTGIPFNSMLFFDDENRNIQSVSKMGVTSILVGDGVNLGALRQGLSEFSQNASKSEKNKQRWQKYSQNPNSSEKKDED; encoded by the exons ATGGGAGACGAGACGGTGAAAAACGATGCTTTGCAAGTTATTGGAATGTTTCAAGTGCTGCCTAGATTGGTCGTCTTCGATCTAGATTACACTCTCTGGCCTTTCTATTG CGAATGTCGATCCAAGCGTGAAATGCCATCCTTGTTTCCCCAAGCTAAAGGCATATTATATGCACTCAAGGAAAAGGGGATTGACATGGCCATTGCTTCTAGATCACCAACCTCAGATATTGCAAAGACATTTATTGACAAACTAAGTCTCAAGCCAATGTTTGTAGCACAG GAAATATTTTCCAGTAGGACTCACAAGATAGATCATTTCCAGATGATTCATACGAGGACTGGGATACCCTTTaactccatgcttttttttGATGATGAGAATAGGAACATTCAATCg GTTTCAAAAATGGGAGTAACTAGCATTCTGGTTGGTGATGGGGTCAATCTTGGAGCACTAAGACAGGGGCTCTCAGAATTTTCTCAAAATGCTAGTAAATCTGAGAAGAACAAGCAGAGGTGGCAGAAATATTCACAAAATCCAAATTCATCTGagaagaaagatgaagattga
- the LOC7484613 gene encoding auxin-responsive protein SAUR68, whose product MISAKKLIKLARKWQKLAAIRRKRITLPQPIERTDTSSCSTSSTTQKGHFVVYSTDQKRFSLPLEYLHNNIVRELLEIAEEELGSPSDGPLTFPCDSDLMKYVVSLIENHISADVEKALLMSIARSHCSMSLDPHHEVPSHQIPICSF is encoded by the coding sequence ATGATTAGTGCCAAGAAGCTCATCAAATTGGCAAGGAAGTGGCAGAAGCTGGCTGCTATCAGGAGAAAAAGGATCACACTGCCGCAACCCATTGAGAGAACTGATACAAGCAGTTGCAGCACGTCGTCAACAACTCAGAAAGGCCACTTTGTAGTTTACTCCACCGATCAGAAGCGGTTTTCGCTTCCTTTAGAATATCTTCACAATAATATTGTCAGAGAGCTACTCGAAATTGCAGAAGAAGAACTTGGATCACCTAGCGATGGGCCTCTAACATTTCCATGTGATTCAGATCTTATGAAATATGTAGTTTCTTTGATAGAAAACCATATTTCTGCAGATGTAGAGAAAGCACTGTTGATGTCCATAGCCAGGAGTCACTGCTCAATGTCTTTGGATCCCCATCATGAAGTTCCAAGTCACCAAATACCAATTTGCAGCTTCTGA
- the LOC7484611 gene encoding uncharacterized protein LOC7484611: MAERERETLPLPPALPRASSSSSRARATALVRPGPDPLLVICRCFSFVTSLTAILCVAVNVLSAVRSFKDGSDVFDGIFRCYAVVIAFIVVVAETEWGFVIKFWKILEYWAGRGMLQIFVAVMTRAFPDYSSNQKELVLLQNIASYMLLACGLVYVISGILCIGFLKRSRQKKETTREQAVKDLEELERRREELEQLLIAERI; this comes from the exons ATggcagagagagaaagagagaccTTACCTCTGCCTCCGGCTCTTCCTCGAGCATCGTCATCAAGCTCCAGAGCAAGAGCCACCGCCTTAGTTCGACCCGGACCGGACCCGTTGTTAGTAATTTGTAGGTGTTTCAGCTTTGTAACTTCACTCACTGCGATTCTTTGTGTTGCCGTCAACGTTCTCTCCGCCGTTAGATCCTTTAAAGACGGATCTGAT GTTTTTGATGGAATATTCAGGTGTTATGCGGTGGTAATTGCGTTTATTGTGGTGGTTGCGGAGACGGAGTGGGGATTTGTTATTAAGTTCTGGAAG ATATTGGAGTATTGGGCAGGGAGGGGCATGCTGCAAATCTT tgttgCAGTAATGACGAGAGCTTTCCCTGACTATTCATCAAACCAGAAGGAGCTTGTTCTTCTACAAAATATAGCTAGCTATATGCTCCTTGCTTGTGGTCTAGTTTATGTTATTTca GGAATTCTGTGCATTGGCTTTCTCAAACGGTCTCGTCAGAAGAAAGAAACTACGAGGGAGCAGGCTGTCAAGGATCTGGAG GAATTAGAGCGGCGGAGGGAGGAGCTCGAGCAATTGCTAATCGCAGAAAGGATTTGA
- the LOC18109906 gene encoding uncharacterized protein LOC18109906 isoform X2, with product MGDETVKNDALQVIGMFQVLPRLVVFDLDYTLWPFYCECRSKREMPSLFPQAKGILYALKEKGIDMAIASRSPTSDIAKTFIDKLSLKPMFVAQEIFSSRTHKIDHFQMIHTRTGIPFNSMLFFDDENRNIQSVSKMGVTSILVGDGVNLGALRQGLSEFSQNASKSEKKDED from the exons ATGGGAGACGAGACGGTGAAAAACGATGCTTTGCAAGTTATTGGAATGTTTCAAGTGCTGCCTAGATTGGTCGTCTTCGATCTAGATTACACTCTCTGGCCTTTCTATTG CGAATGTCGATCCAAGCGTGAAATGCCATCCTTGTTTCCCCAAGCTAAAGGCATATTATATGCACTCAAGGAAAAGGGGATTGACATGGCCATTGCTTCTAGATCACCAACCTCAGATATTGCAAAGACATTTATTGACAAACTAAGTCTCAAGCCAATGTTTGTAGCACAG GAAATATTTTCCAGTAGGACTCACAAGATAGATCATTTCCAGATGATTCATACGAGGACTGGGATACCCTTTaactccatgcttttttttGATGATGAGAATAGGAACATTCAATCg GTTTCAAAAATGGGAGTAACTAGCATTCTGGTTGGTGATGGGGTCAATCTTGGAGCACTAAGACAGGGGCTCTCAGAATTTTCTCAAAATGCTAGTAAATCTGAGAAGAA agatgaagattga
- the LOC7472526 gene encoding protein EXECUTER 1, chloroplastic isoform X2 — MASISPPSPYKLTFTTRKRLPYPSPKPQFPSRYPLSRLLSDSTLCRCTDSSNNPSIQWRWDAALQAVFKNAIKSFDSYMNPTKKGVGNKGVMEGETGEEEEEDDGTVWDWDRWRLHFDQVDEQQRLVSLLKSQLGNAVNREDYEDAARLKVAIAAAASNDTVGRVMSQLNRALAQERYLEAAFLRDNAGAGLVGWWSGISEDVDDPYGLIIRITAEHGRYVARSYSPRQLATAAVGVPLFEIFLTTNKKGEYNEQAVYLKRKGLFQDPSTLPSKASGATSRLNPPGPTEDKSDLFVVSTEEVDDADDTEDGSDLAEGLPGFQNILRDMVPGVKVKVLKVTTPAKVDKDFISKVIEQIIDEEDDEKDIELESEEAEDDGKGESDQERDEIEMDAGRGIIDDENQSEIAVKVVVGGLAQKLSGSVPAKGSIRVPAKLDRKGRKSFSFSIEKEVNQQNAKELASADRKAKLRGQRSVDHVMFDLAKFIGSEKIPLKVLKDVGELISLTLSQAQNRQPLSGSTTFHRIEISTSPDPLNGDLLHRLLNSELLWL, encoded by the exons atggCTTCTATTTCACCACCATCTCCATACAAACTCACCTTCACAACCAGGAAAAGACTTCCATACCCCTCTCCAAAACCACAATTCCCTTCTCGCTACCCTCTCTCTAGGCTTCTTTCTGATTCCACTCTCTGTCGCTGCACCGACTCTTCAAATAATCCTTCGATTCAGTGGCGATGGGACGCTGCGTTGCAAGCTGTGTTTAAGAATGCGATTAAGAGTTTCGATTCGTATATGAATCCAACTAAGAAGGGAGTTGGCAATAAAGGGGTTATGGAGGGAGAAActggagaggaggaggaggaggatgatgGAACTGTGTGGGATTGGGATCGCTGGAGATTGCATTTTGATCAAGTTGATGAACAACAACGCCTTGTTTCCCTTTTGAAG TCACAGTTAGGCAACGCTGTAAACAGAGAGGATTATGAAGATGCCGCTAGGCTTAAAGTGGCAATTGCAGCTGCAGCTTCAAATGATACTGTTGGCAGAGTGATGTCACAGCTGAAT AGAGCATTAGCACAAGAGCGTTACCTGGAGGCAGCTTTTTTACGAGATAATGCTGGTGCTGGATTG GTGGGATGGTGGTCTGGAATTTCTGAAGATGTTGATGATCCTTATGGTCTGATTATACGTATAACCGCAGAGCATGGAAGATATGTAGCAAGGAGTTACAGTCCACG ACAGCTTGCTACAGCTGCAGTGGGGGTACCCCTTTTTGAGATCTTTCTTACAACGAATAAGAAAGGGGAATACAATGAACAG gCTGTGTATTTGAAGAGGAAAGGACTTTTCCAAGATCCTTCTACCTTGCCCTCTAAAGCTTCGGGTGCCACCAGTCGCTTGAATCCACCAGGGCCAACTGAAGATAAAAGTGACCTATTTGTTGTGAGTACTGAAGAGGTAGATGATGCTGATGACACAGAAGATGGTTCTGATCTAGCTGAGGGACTGCCTGGCTTTCAGAACATTTTGAGAGATATGGTTCCTGGTGTGAAGGTCAAGGTTTTGAAAGTGACAACACCAGCAAAGGTGGACAAGGATTTTATATCTAAGGTGATAGAGCAAAtaattgatgaagaagatgatgagaaGGATATTGAGTTAGAAAGTGAGGAAGCAGAAGATGATGGCAAAGGTGAAAGTGACCAggaaagagatgaaattgaaatggaTGCTGGTCGTGGGATCATTGATGATGAAAATCAAAGTGAAATTGCAGTTAAAGTTGTTGTTGGGGGTCTTGCACAGAAACTTTCAGGCAGCGTTCCTGCAAAAGGCTCCATTAGAGTACCAGCTAAGCTAGACAGAAAGGGACGCAagtcattttccttttctatagAGAAAGAAGTAAACCAACAAAATGCCAAGGAACTGGCTTCAGCGGACAGAAAAGCTAAGCTTCGAGGTCAACGCAGTGTGGACCATGTAATGTTTGATCTAGCCAAATTCATTGGTAGTGAGAAGATACCCTTGAAG GTGCTGAAAGATGTTGGTGAACTAATAAGTCTTACCCTCAGTCAGGCTCAAAACC
- the LOC7484612 gene encoding auxin-responsive protein SAUR68, producing MISAKKLIKLARKWQKLAALRRKRIALPQMKTSSCSASEMADKGHFVVYSADQKRFLLPLNYLNNKIVRELLKLAEEEFGLPTNGPLTLPCDAELIEYVIALIKQGITRDLEKALLVSIAISSCSMFSDLHHQVTDHQLPICSF from the coding sequence ATGATCAGTGCAAAGAAGCTCATTAAACTGGCAAGGAAATGGCAGAAGCTGGCTGCTCTGAGGCGTAAAAGAATTGCTTTGCCACAAATGAAGACAAGCAGTTGTAGCGCATCAGAAATGGCTGATAAGGGCCATTTTGTTGTGTACTCAGCAGATCAGAAACGCTTTTTGCTTCCTCTGAATTATCTTAACAATAAGATTGTCAGAGAGCTACTAAAACTGGCAGAAGAGGAATTTGGACTACCTACCAATGGGCCTCTCACATTGCCCTGCGATGCAGAGCTTATAGAATATGTCATTGCTTTAATCAAACAGGGAATCACAAGAGATTTAGAGAAGGCATTGTTGGTGTCCATAGCCATCAGTAGCTGCTCAATGTTTTCGGATCTCCATCATCAAGTAACAGACCATCAATTACCAATCTGTAGCTTCTGA
- the LOC18107029 gene encoding auxin-responsive protein SAUR68: MISAKKLVKLAKKWQKLAALRRKRITLPQMETSSCSASEMADKGHFVVYSADHKRFLLPLSYLNNEIVRELLKLAEEEFGLPSDGPLTLPCDAELIEYAVALIKQRVTRDVEKALLVSIASSRCSLSSDVHHQVTDHQLPVCSF, translated from the coding sequence ATGATCAGTGCAAAGAAGCTCGTTAAACTGGCAAAGAAATGGCAGAAGCTGGCTGCTCTGAGGCGTAAGAGAATCACATTGCCACAAATGGAGACAAGCAGTTGTAGCGCATCAGAAATGGCTGATAAGGGACATTTTGTTGTGTACTCGGCTGATCATAAACGCTTTTTGCTTCCTCTGAGTTATCTTAACAATGAGATTGTCAGAGAGCTGCTCAAACTGGCAGAAGAGGAGTTTGGACTGCCTAGCGATGGGCCTCTCACGTTGCCCTGCGATGCAGAGCTTATAGAATATGCAGTTGCTTTAATCAAACAGAGAGTCACAAGAGATGTAGAGAAGGCATTGTTGGTGTCCATAGCCAGCAGTCGCTGCTCATTGTCTTCTGATGTCCATCATCAAGTAACAGACCATCAATTACCAGTCTGCAGCTTCTGA